The uncultured Trichococcus sp. DNA segment TGCCGATTTCCTGCATCTGAAACTTGAAGTTCTCGGCGAAAAACAGATTACCGGCGGAGGTATAGAGGTCGATGGCAGGCACCTTTTTCATCAAAGCAGCCGCCTGCCGCAGCTGTTCCAGATCCAGATGGTTGAGCGTGGACACCATGGTCTGTTCATAGAGTTCCTGCATCGTCCGCGTGATCTGGTATTGGGTTTCATTGGGATGGATCGGATAGTTGAAATTCAACGTTGTCCGTTCCTTAAGATAGTCGCCCGCCGAAGAAGAAACCAGAATCTTCAATTCGGAGAGTCCTGCCAGATCCAATTTTTTGCATAAACGGTAAATCGTTGCGTTCGAAATGAAGCAGGCTTCGCTGATTTCCGAGGAAGTCATCTTAACGAACGCTTCAGGATTTTGCTTTATATAGGAAACCAAAATTTTCTCATTTTCGGTCAAGCTCACTAAATTGTCCATTTTGCTGAAGATATTCATTATTGGCACCTCATTTCTTCAAAAAAATGCGCAGGAAATCCGATTCGGACAGCAGGGTCAGATTGTGGCCGCTGCCTTGGAGTTCGCGGACGGCTTGGATTTTGCGGCTCTCTCCCGGAGTGCCGATTTTGCGCCAATCGCTGTCGGCAACGACCAAGTAGAGGGTTTCATAGCTCAAGTTGGTGTCAAAGTGGCCGCCGACATCGATGACGAGCTGCGCCAGATCGGTGCGTTTCAATTTTCGGAAACGGCCGGTAAAGCAGACGTGCTTGTCGTAAAAGACGTGTTCCTTATCGAACAGCAGGCTCTTCGGCTTCAGCGGGGCGGCTGATTTTGCCCGTTTGGCAGGGGATATTTTGCCGCCTTTCGCCACTCCAAAACTATGCGAGAACAATTTTCCCATCCGGTATTGGTATTCGTCCAGAAATCCTTGGATGTCGTAGTCGTATTGCGCCAGCATTTTGCTGGTGATCAGCCCGCAGGCGACTGCATCCTCCACGGCATTATGGTGGTTATCGATCGTCATGCCGAAGTAATCCAGAACGGTCGGCAAGCGGTTATTGTGCAGATCCAGCATGCGTTGGGCCATCTTGCAGGAACAGAAAAATTCATTCTGCATCTTCGGCAGTTTGTAGGTTTCGATCGTCTGCTGCAGGCAGCTCATGTCGAATTGGGCAAAGTGGGCCACCAGTGGATCTTCCCCGATGAAGGAGCGGATGTCCGGATAAAGTTCGTCGAAGGAAGGTTCCCTGGCGACCATGGCCTCGGTGATGCCGTGGATTTGGATATTCCCGCGGCTGAAATACTGGCGCGGATTGATGAGCGCATAGTAGCGGTCGATTTCCTTCCCGTCGGAAAAGCGGCTCAAGCCGATGGAACAGACGCTGTCCCCACGGCTGTTTGCAGTTTCAAAGTCAATGGCGACGTAGTCCATTTGCATACATACTCCTTTTGGTTATTTAGTAAAAAATGAATAGATGGACTATTGCTGCTGCAAAGCCATGATCTGTTGGTAGTAAGGGATCATGCTGCCCAAAGCAGCGCCGATGATGAAGAACAACAGCATGCGGATCAAAATATAGGCCCAGCTCACTGAATAGTCCTGGGACGGATTTTTATCGGAGCGGCGGAAGAGGAAGAACATGCCGATCCCAGCAATCCAACCGATGGCTGACAAGAGTGCTTGGGAAGTCGCCGGATTCAGATAGCCGATCACGAAGCCGACAACCGCTGCAAAGGTCAGCAAAAGCCCTTGCTTCATTTTTTCTGTCATCAAAATTTCCTCCCTTTTTCGTAAACCCATTCTACCATAAAGCGCGCTTGCGGAATACGGTTGTGATCCGGCAAAAAGCGCGCGAATCGCAATGCTTAGCTATCCCAACAGCCGACATCTGCCGATTCGCGCGCTTGCAAATCAAAAAACCGTCTCATGACGAGACGGTCGCTAGCGGTTTTAGAGGAACAACAAACCATCGAGATCGAGGATGACGATTTCGCGGTGGTTCAGTTGTTTGATGAGGTGCTGGTCCGCCAATGAGCCCATCTTGCGGCTAATCGTTTCCGGTGTCGTCCCGAGGTAGGAAGCCAAGTCCTTCTTCGACATCGGCAAAGTTATGGTGTCGCCGTCCTTTGTGGCCAGTTCGGCGAGGTAAAGGGCCAAACGGGCTTCGACTTTTTCGGTAGCCACGTAGGTCGTCTGCCTTTCCGACTTTTCCAGCCGGTTGGAGAATTCCTGCAGCAGTTTCAAGGAGATGGCAGGGTATTTCAACAAAAAGTGCTGCAGATCGCTCCTTTTCATCCGGCAGACTTGGGTCTCCTTCACCGATTCGGCATAGGATTCATGCTTCGATTCGCTGAAGAGGGCCAGCTCACCGGTGAAGTCGCCCGGGTAGAGGAAGCGCACGAGCTGTTCCTTTCCCGATTCAGCCAACCGGTAGATCCGGATCAGCCCGGAATGGAGGATGTAGAGCGTATCCGACGCATCGCCGGGGCGGTAGAGCAGTTCGCCTTTTTTGTAGGTCGCCGGATGGGTGACGGATATGATTTCGTCCATCTGGTCCGGCTCCAGGTGATTGAAGATCGGTACCAGCGAAATGCAGGAACTGTGCGCGTTGCAGGTGCACCCAGCGCTGCACTTGTGGGCCGGTTTATGGGTTTCGTTCATTGAGCTAATCCTCCTTTTCGGAATGGGACATGCAGTCTTGGTTGCTTAAATTGTACCGCAACCCGGCAGCTGCATGCGAATTTTATCTTGGGGCGGCGTTCGATTTCCGGTTGAAGCCGATCAGGCGCATGGCGTTCAGGATGACGGCCAGGATGCTGGCTTCATGGATGAACATGCCGCTGGCGAGATGGACGGAACCCATCAAAACGCCAGCCAAAAGAATCACGACGACCGCGACGGCGATGGCGATGTTCTGCTTCATGTTGCGCATGGTCGCCTTTGAGAGCGAATAAGCATGGGAAAACTGCATCAGCTTGTCGGCCATCAGCACAACATCGGCCGTCTCCATCGAGATGTCGGTCCCGCCTTCGCCCATGGCCAAGCCGATGTCGGCGGTGGCGATGGCAGGTGCGTCGTTGATGCCGTCCCCGGCCATCGCCACGACAGCGCCATCTGCCTGCAGTTGTTTGACGAAACGCACTTTGTCCTCCGGCAACAGCTCGGCATGGAAGGCGTCCAGTCCCAATTGTTCCGCGACCGCTTGGGCGGTATGGAGGTTGTCCCCCGTCAGCATGATGATCTGTTTGATGCCGTTGCGGCGCAGTTCTGCCAAAGCCTGCGGTGCATCCTCGCGGATCTGATCGGCAATGGAGAAGAGCCCGGCAAGCGTGCCGTCAATGGCTGCGAAAACAACGGTGTTGCCGTTTTTTTCGCGCGCAACCGCGTAGATTTCCGCCGATTCATTTATCGGAATTCCGGCTTGGGCCATCAGTTTGCGGTTGCCGGCGACGAGAAGGCGGCCGTCCACTGTCGCTCTCAATCCGTGGCCTTTGATGACTTCCGCATCTTTCGGCGCAGCTGCCATTTCCAACCCTTGTTGATGCGCGTATTTCACAATTGTCTGTCCGAGATGGTGTTCGGAAATGCGCTCCGCCGAAGCCGTCAGGCGAAGCAGCTCTTTGCGATCCACAGCACCTAGTGTATGGACATCGGTCACTTCCGGCTTGCCTTTCGTCAGCGTACCGGTCTTGTCGAAAACGAGCGTATCGACTTTGGAGAATCGATCCATGACTTCGCCGCCTTTCACCAGCACGCCGTATTTGGCGCCGTTGCCGATGCCGGCCACGTTCGATACCGGCGCGCCGATCACAAGGGCGCCAGGGCAGGCGATCACAAGGAAAGTGATGGCAAGATGGAGATCGCGCGTCCAAACATAAACGATGATGGAAAGCGCCACAACGGCAGGCGTGTAGAAGTTGGCGAAGGCATCGAGGAAACGTTCGGCCTTGGATTTGGATTCCTGCGCCTCTTCGACCAATTCGATGATTTTGGCGAAAGTTGTGTCATCGCCGACCTTTTCCGCGATCATTTCGATGAAGCCGTCGTCCACCAATGTCCCCGAAAAGACTTTGTCATCCAAGGATTTATTGGCCGGGATCGCTTCGCCCGTCACAGCGGCTTCGTTGATGGCTGCCTGACCCTTCACGATGATGCCGTCAACCGGAATTTTGCCGCCCGGTTTGATGAACAGCCGATCCCCGACAACAACTTCCTCGACGGGCACGACGACTTGGTCAGTACCATGCATGACGATGGCTTCCTGGGGCGCCATGTCGACCAAGGAGCGCAGAGAGGAGCGGGTCT contains these protein-coding regions:
- a CDS encoding MurR/RpiR family transcriptional regulator, which codes for MNIFSKMDNLVSLTENEKILVSYIKQNPEAFVKMTSSEISEACFISNATIYRLCKKLDLAGLSELKILVSSSAGDYLKERTTLNFNYPIHPNETQYQITRTMQELYEQTMVSTLNHLDLEQLRQAAALMKKVPAIDLYTSAGNLFFAENFKFQMQEIGRFVNVPAEEYHQRLTAAASDPSHLSIVVSYGGRGRVIPDIVNILKDNHSPLLLISSTEAIPFAKDATHHLYLSSNESHYNKISSFSTRLSLLFLLDCLYTSYFKLDYEHNVALKMDYYKKLSGLNL
- a CDS encoding Crp/Fnr family transcriptional regulator; the encoded protein is MNETHKPAHKCSAGCTCNAHSSCISLVPIFNHLEPDQMDEIISVTHPATYKKGELLYRPGDASDTLYILHSGLIRIYRLAESGKEQLVRFLYPGDFTGELALFSESKHESYAESVKETQVCRMKRSDLQHFLLKYPAISLKLLQEFSNRLEKSERQTTYVATEKVEARLALYLAELATKDGDTITLPMSKKDLASYLGTTPETISRKMGSLADQHLIKQLNHREIVILDLDGLLFL
- a CDS encoding cation-translocating P-type ATPase, encoding MLKWINKYKNRITALSGFLIIIGFALKTLGYAAAADYALIAATLIAVVPIMYKAYLALRMKAFSIELLVTIAVIGALFIREYTESSVVTFLFLFGDFLEARTLEKTRSSLRSLVDMAPQEAIVMHGTDQVVVPVEEVVVGDRLFIKPGGKIPVDGIIVKGQAAINEAAVTGEAIPANKSLDDKVFSGTLVDDGFIEMIAEKVGDDTTFAKIIELVEEAQESKSKAERFLDAFANFYTPAVVALSIIVYVWTRDLHLAITFLVIACPGALVIGAPVSNVAGIGNGAKYGVLVKGGEVMDRFSKVDTLVFDKTGTLTKGKPEVTDVHTLGAVDRKELLRLTASAERISEHHLGQTIVKYAHQQGLEMAAAPKDAEVIKGHGLRATVDGRLLVAGNRKLMAQAGIPINESAEIYAVAREKNGNTVVFAAIDGTLAGLFSIADQIREDAPQALAELRRNGIKQIIMLTGDNLHTAQAVAEQLGLDAFHAELLPEDKVRFVKQLQADGAVVAMAGDGINDAPAIATADIGLAMGEGGTDISMETADVVLMADKLMQFSHAYSLSKATMRNMKQNIAIAVAVVVILLAGVLMGSVHLASGMFIHEASILAVILNAMRLIGFNRKSNAAPR
- a CDS encoding exonuclease domain-containing protein — its product is MQMDYVAIDFETANSRGDSVCSIGLSRFSDGKEIDRYYALINPRQYFSRGNIQIHGITEAMVAREPSFDELYPDIRSFIGEDPLVAHFAQFDMSCLQQTIETYKLPKMQNEFFCSCKMAQRMLDLHNNRLPTVLDYFGMTIDNHHNAVEDAVACGLITSKMLAQYDYDIQGFLDEYQYRMGKLFSHSFGVAKGGKISPAKRAKSAAPLKPKSLLFDKEHVFYDKHVCFTGRFRKLKRTDLAQLVIDVGGHFDTNLSYETLYLVVADSDWRKIGTPGESRKIQAVRELQGSGHNLTLLSESDFLRIFLKK